The following proteins are co-located in the Pyxicephalus adspersus chromosome Z, UCB_Pads_2.0, whole genome shotgun sequence genome:
- the INVS gene encoding inversin, translated as MNSPPQGSSLASPVHAAAVTGDKSTLMRLISSNSDLIDQEDQLGRTPLMYSVLGDRRACAEALLRCGAQVNRSDRSGRTALHLAAQTGNPRLLKLLLSRRANCTHRDLRDITALHLSTRHQDTRCLALLLKHTPPGQVDAQDQRKQTALHWSAYYNRPRHVRLLVRHGSNIGIPDLEGKIPLHWAAGHKDPEAALTVRCLLEAAPTESLLNWQDYEGRTPLHLAVGDGNQEVVRLLTSYRGCNVTPYDNLFRTPLHWAALLGHTPIANLLLERNRTPNIPSDSQGATPLHYAAQGNCPDTVRVLLAHPSVRDEADLEGRTAFMWAAGKGSDETLKVMLELDSELEINRTDKYGGTALHAASLSGHISTIRIILQHGAQVDAADVMKHTPLFRACEMGHREVIYTLVEGGAKVHLVDKDGRSPLHWAALGGNANVCQILIENNINPNAQDYEGRTPLQCAAYGGYIGCMEVLMENKADPNIQDKNGRTALHWSCNNGYLDAVKLLLHYNAFPNQMESTEERYTPLDYALLGGHQEVIQFMLEHGALSIAAIQDIAASKIQAVYKGHKVRKAFRERKNLLMKHEQLRKDAAAKKRESVSKRKIRVSQLSEDRQIEDKPTNTSQKFIDQGIQHSPSEIQQKSSMEEKPQESASKTKIKEHHRQNRSGHASPRQRDVCEASNSFSPSRISHVMSSPTEQSEKEYYEEGQNNNKGQCKRSSRHRKENCCTPINEVNSQSQKNYNRMAHKEIKEYSQFSSKAESNKRQFVQENDASEKDISKEQIVEKPFKGSKTDRNKKSDLETVTQIMASCSIRESRLPKRNKEPDSIVIQVTSNGGNSPKHKEISGRRHPERRSSSAIAGQQKATERQATYEEERASRKSKQRTSSLHYKHSKEADIERTGVNCSPTIHINTGRKSAISRNSSRVGNSLAQWQQLDIERIPLEARLQLVEREKARKHLFQRKNQAAVLIQRAWRKHRRMSDSTVRNIN; from the coding sequence ATGAACAGCCCACCCCAGGGCTCCTCCTTAGCCTCTCCTGTACATGCTGCAGCTGTGACAGGGGACAAGAGCACTCTGATGCGTCTGATTAGTTCCAACTCAGACCTTATTGATCAGGAGGACCAGCTGGGAAGAACCCCTCTGATGTACAGTGTGCTGGGTGATCGTAGAGCATGCGCAGAGGCTTTGCTTCGCTGTGGGGCCCAGGTGAATCGCTCAGATAGAAGCGGGCGCACAGCTCTACATCTGGCAGCCCAGACTGGTAACCCCCGGTTATTGAAGCTTCTGCTGTCTCGTAGGGCGAACTGCACCCACCGTGACTTGCGTGACATCACGGCGCTTCACCTGTCAACCCGTCACCAGGATACCCGTTGCTTGGCCTTGCTTCTCAAGCACACCCCACCAGGACAGGTGGATGCACAGGATCAGAGGAAGCAAACTGCATTGCACTGGAGTGCCTATTACAACCGACCAAGGCACGTCAGGCTGTTAGTGAGACATGGCTCCAACATTGGCATCCCTGACCTAGAAGGAAAAATACCCCTGCACTGGGCAGCTGGACATAAAGACCCAGAGGCTGCATTAACAGTTCGCTGTTTGCTGGAAGCAGCTCCTACTGAATCTTTACTGAATTGGCAGGATTATGAAGGCCGCACTCCTCTGCACCTTGCTGTAGGTGATGGTAACCAAGAAGTGGTACGGCTTCTGACTTCTTATCGTGGGTGTAATGTGACACCCTATGACAATTTGTTCCGTACCCCACTGCATTGGGCAGCGCTTCTGGGTCACACACCCATTGCAAATCTTCTTCTAGAAAGAAATCGCACCCCCAATATCCCCTCAGACAGTCAAGGAGCAACCCCTCTCCATTATGCTGCCCAGGGAAACTGCCCAGACACTGTTCGAGTTCTGCTGGCTCACCCCTCTGTGAGAGATGAAGCTGACTTGGAAGGAAGGACTGCATTTATGTGGGCAGCAGGAAAAGGCAGTGATGAAACATTAAAAGTCATGCTTGAGCTAGATTCTGAGTTAGAGATTAACAGAACAGATAAATATGGTGGTACAGCACTCCATGCAGCATCACTTTCAGGTCACATCAGTACTATACGAATAATATTACAACATGGTGCACAGGTGGATGCTGCAGATGTTATGAAACACACCCCACTATTCAGAGCTTGTGAGATGGGGCACCGAGAAGTCATCTACACTTTAGTTGAAGGAGGGGCAAAAGTTCATCTTGTGGACAAAGATGGCCGATCCCCCCTTCACTGGGCAGCATTAGGAGGCAATGCCAATGTCTGTCAAATACTTATAGAAAATAACATCAACCCTAATGCCCAGGACTATGAAGGCAGGACTCCTCTGCAGTGTGCTGCCTATGGAGGCTATATTGGGTGCATGGAGGTATTAATGGAGAACAAAGCTGATCCAAATATCCAGGATAAAAATGGCCGCACAGCTTTGCATTGGTCATGTAACAATGGGTACCTGGATGCTGTAAAACTTCTGCTACACTATAATGCCTTTCCTAACCAAATGGAAAGTACTGAGGAAAGGTATACACCTCTAGATTATGCTTTGCTTGGTGGGCATCAGGAGGTAATACAGTTTATGCTTGAACATGGTGCCCTCTCTATTGCTGCAATTCAGGATATTGCAGCCTCCAAAATTCAAGCAGTCTACAAGGGACACAAAGTACGGAAGGCTTTCAGAGAGAGGAAGAACTTGTTAATGAAACATGAGCAGTTAAGGAAAGATGCAGCTGCCAAAAAGCGAGAAAGTGTAAGCAAAAGGAAAATCCGAGTCAGTCAGCTTAGTGAAGATAGGCAGATAGAGGACAAACCAACAAACACTTCTCAGAAATTTATTGACCAAGGAATTCAACACAGTCCCAGTGAAATACAACAGAAAAGTAGTATGGAGGAAAAACCACAAGAAAGTGCAAGTAAGACAAAGATCAAAGAGCATCATCGCCAAAACAGGAGTGGTCATGCATCTCCAAGACAGAGAGATGTCTGCGAAGCGAgtaattcattcagtcccagtagGATATCTCATGTAATGTCATCGCCAACAGAACAGTCCGAGAAAGAGTATTATGAAGAAGGCCAAAATAACAACAAAGGACAATGTAAAAGAAGCTCTAgacatagaaaagaaaattgttgtaCCCCAATCAATGAAGTAAACAGCCAAAGTCAGAAGAATTACAATAGAATGGCTCACAAAGAGATTAAGGAATATTCCCAGTTTTCTTCAAAAGCTGAAAGTAACAAGAGACAATTTGTACAAGAAAATGACGCTTCAGAAAAAGACATCAGCAAAGAGCAGATTGTGGAAAAGCCATTTAAAGGATCTAAAACAGACAGGAATAAGAAAAGTGATTTGGAAACAGTTACTCAAATAATGGCTTCTTGTAGTATCAGAGAGTCTCGATTGCCTAAGAGAAACAAGGAACCTGATAGTATAGTAATCCAAGTAACAAGTAATGGAGGCAATTCTCCAAAGCACAAAGAAATCTCAGGTCGACGACATCCAGAAAGAAGAAGTAGCTCTGCCATAGCTGGACAGCAAAAAGCCACTGAAAGACAGGCAACATATGAGGAAGAAAGGGCATCAAGAAAGTCAAAACAAAGAACATCAAGTTTACACTACAAACATAGCAAAGAAGCAGATATAGAGAGGACAGGTGTAAACTGTTCACCAACAATCCATATTAATACTGGCAGAAAGTCAGCAATTTCGCGGAACAGTTCAAGAGTAGGTAACAGTCTTGCTCAGTGGCAGCAGCTAGACATTGAACGGATTCCCTTAGAGGCAAGGCTACAGCTAGTTGAAAgagaaaaagccagaaaacatcTTTTCCAGCGTAAAAATCAAGCTGCAGTACTTATTCAGAGAGCATGGAGAAAGCACAGAAGAATGAGCGATAGCACTGTGAGGAATATTAACTGA